The sequence below is a genomic window from Rhinopithecus roxellana isolate Shanxi Qingling chromosome 19, ASM756505v1, whole genome shotgun sequence.
cacctcggcctcccaaactgctggcattacagacatgagccactgctcccggccttttttttttttttttgagacagagtctcgctctgtcacccaggctggagtgctgtggcacaatcactgcaacctctgcctctcgggttcaagtgattctcctgcctcagcctcccaagtagctggaattacaggtgtgcatcatcatgcctagctaatttttttgtatttttagtagagatggggtttcaccatgttggccaggttggtctccaactcctgacctcaggcaatctgcccacctcggtctcccaaagtgctgggattacatgtgtgagccaccgcaactggccggATTTGAGGTTTTCATTAGGGTTTGGAATTACATCAAGGTTTTGGGGTTCACATTGCATCTTGGCACTAACTCTAATCTTGACTTGTTGTCAGGGGTCCTGCACCTCCCTTGCCTGTCCCCACCTGTCCCTACCTGCTCCTGCACATGGGTGTCTCCATGCAGCACGACAGCAGGGGCCATTCCAGCCTCCGTGGGCGGCAGGGACACATTGAGGCTGAGCACAATGGGGCTCAGCTTGTCCCGGAATTCGGCCTCATCCTAGGATGGGGGCAAAAGTTAGGCCATCTTGCTACCATACACATCCCACCTCCTCCTGGCCAGTCGGCACCGTGTCCTGACTACCCCCGGACTCACAGCACCCAGCTCAGTGCCCCAGGGCTGGAAGAACAAGCGCAGTGGGTGTGTTCTACTCGCCCAGCCCTGCCAATCCCCTGCCTGGGCGTACTCGAAGGAAGGCCATGGTGGTGTGGCAGATGGGGCTGTGCTTTCCGCCCAGATCCAGGTTCAGGGTGGTGCCTGCCTGTTGAGAGCCCAGCAGCAGCACCCGCCGGCCCTGGCGGGGCTTCTGCCGGTCCAACTGCAGCTCGGCATTTAGGGCTGGCAGGGCAAGCAGAAGAGTCAGGACCTCCCTGGCCAGCCTCCGGGGGAGTCCAAGCCCACCTCCCTCCTATCCCCTTCATGCCACTCACACAGCTTCTGAGGAATGTTGTGCCCAGTGGCTCCAACACACATCTGGATTTTGAAGCTGCAAAGACATAAGTGGGGCTCAGGGGTTGGGGCCTTTCTGAGGTCCCAGATCCTTCAAGGCTCATGCCCTCTGCCTCCTCACCAGCTCACGGGTGTCTTGGTCTGGGGTAGGACACAGCTCTTCACAGCAGGATTCAGTGAATCTTGTACCAGTAGCTGGACAGAGGCCTTCACCACTGGCTGAGCTCTGATGGGATGGGGTGATGGGGTAGGCTCGCCACTGTGGCTCCTCCTGGCCTGGCCTCCTCTGATGGCATGGGACCTTCCCCATCCTGCCCCTGGAGCCAGCGCTCACCTGTACACAGCCACCTGGTTGGCCCCGTAAGCTCCCACAATCAGGTCTACAGACATGGAGGAAGGGGTCAGAATTGGCCATTAGAGAGGGCGTGCGATCCTCATCTCATCTTCCCAGGGGTTTCCCCACACCACCTCCCCCACTGGAGGTTTCACCCAGCCCCTCTGGCAGTCCACAGTGGGACACCAGGCCAGCCATGAGCCCCTGGCCATGTCTCTCGGCACTTCCAGCAAATGTCCAAGGGCCTTTCTTGGGCATTTCTAACTGGAGGCAGTCCAGGGCACCTGGGTATCCGTTGTCATCGATGTCTACGGCACCTCGAAGGGAGAAGCCAAAGGCAGAGCCTGTGGGGAAGGGGCTTTCCAGGACCTGGGAGGGACGTGAACTCAGCCCCTCACTCTGACCCAGGAACACCAGCACTTGGCCCCGGCCACTGGGACCCCCGTAGGGGGCAGCCACTGCAATGTCTGGAAGGAGTAACAGAAAGGGAGTGGCCAATTGTTATTCAGCCTCCCTAGATGACTGTAAAGCTTTCCTGAGCTTCTCTGGGCACATCCCAGGAGACCAGGAAAGGGGTACAAAGTGTGGGTGAAGGAGGCACTGCCCTACCCTCCAGGAGTTGACAATCAGGTGGGAGAGGGACCTGCCAAGTAGGATTGTTATAAAAAACAGTGACAACTCTGTCTATTGAGGAAAATATATCCTGAAAATTAAGCATCATTAttcctttttctaaatttattattattattatttgagatggagtcttgctctgttgtcaggctggagtgcagtggtgcgatcttggctcactgcaacctgtgcctcccccgttaaaatgattcttgtgcctcagcctctctagtagctgggattacagacgcctaccaccatgctcggctaatttttgtatttttagtagagacggagtttcaccacactggccaggctggtctcgaacttctgacctcaagtgatctgcttaccttgggctcccaaagtgctgggattacaggtgtgagccaccttttacatttttttttatttttaagaccgagtcttgctctgtcattcaggctggagtgcagtggtgcgactatggctcactgcagtcttaaccttctgggctgaagcagtcctcccacctcagcttcccaagcagttGAGActgcagccaccatgcccagctaattttaaaaaatttttatagagatgagatatccctgtgttgcccaggctggtctcaaactcttaggctcaagtgatcctcctgcctcggcctcccaaagggctgggattccgggtgtgagccactgtgcctggccatctagcatctatttcttttttttttttttttttttttttttttttttttttttttgagacggagtctcgctctgtcgcccgggctggagtgcagtggccggatctcagctcactgcaagctccgcctcccgggtttacgccattctcctgcctcagcctcccaagtagctgggactacaggcgcccgccacctcgcccggctagttttttgtattttttagtagagacggggtttcaccatgttagccaggatggtctcgatctcctgacctcgtgatccgcccgtctcggcctcccaaagtgctgggattacaggcttgagccaccgcgcccggcctagcatcTATTTCTAACCTCTCCATTCCATCAAGCTCCCAGCCCCGCCACTTCCTTCAGCAGGTGACATAATCTCTTACTTCAGGAAGAGAAGCAGCCCACTGTTATGCTATAATCCCATACTGACTTTCTTCCCGCTTTCCCATTTGAGCCTGGAAGAGGTTTCCCTCCTTTACCCTGACACTGGGCCAGTCACCCTCCCACCCCCTGAGGCATCACAGGGACTCTCTGCTGGCTCATCCCCCCATTTCCCCACAACATCATTTTCAACCTACTCCATGTTCTTCCACATTGAAATAATCTTGCCTTGACCCTCATCTCTTTTCCATAatcaccttttctctttttcctctcatAGTCAaacatgtccttttttttttctttctattcctcaaATTCCTTTTTACCACAAACCTGTTGAAAGAGCTGTTTACATTAGCTGCCTCCAATTTTTCACCTCCATTCATACCTTACCCAGTTGCATTCTGGCTTTTGACCCTACCTTGACCTGAATCAATTTATGTCACTGTCACTAATAATCTCCTCccccctttttctctttcttctctctctctctctctctctctttctctcttccttccttccttccttccttcctttccttccttcctttcttcccttcccttccttccctccctccctccctccctccctccctccttccctccctccctccctccctccctccctccctccctccctccctccctcctccttccttccttccttccttccttccttccttccttccttccttccttccttccttccttccttccttccttccttccgtcgctctctctctctctctctttctttctttctttctctgacatggagtcttgctctgtcgcccatgctggagtgcagtagtggcgtgatctcagctcagtgcaacctccacttcctgggttccagagattctcctgcctcaatttcccaagcagctgggattacaggcatgagccactgtgcccggcaccCTCTTCTTGCTAAAGCCCATGGATATTTCTCCAGCCCCATCGAATTGTACcttgcagcagcagcaggagctgcAGCACGCACTTCCTCCTGCACATGCTTTTTAACACATGCTCTTCCTTGAGTCCCTGGCCATCAGACCCCCAggttccctcctccctctctggacacttctctgtctccttctcagACTCACCTCCTGTATGAGTCACCTAAATGCTTTTGCTCCCCAGGGCTCTATCCTGGGCCTCTTCTAATTTCACAGGTTCCAGGACCTCATCCACTTTCCCCAAACCCCTGTCTCCCATTCAGATCGATCTTGTGGAAGCGGGGAAAGCCGCTCCCACTGTTCTTTAGATATTTCCGCCTAAAGCACCCAAGCCCTTCAAGCTCAACAGGTCCAGAGCTGAACTGCTGATCTCCCACCTCTCCCCAGCACCTGCTGCACGGCCTGAGTTCCAGGCAGTGGAGGGCATCACAGGCACCCAACTCCAACCTCTCCCCTGGCCCCACATCCAGTCTCCCACCAAGTCCTAATAATCCAAGTCCTAAATATCTGTGAAGTCACTCCCATCTCTAACTGCACCGCCAAAATCCACATCCAGGTGGTCATTGTCTCTTGCCTGGATTAAGGCAAACACATCCTAATTAGTCTCCTTCAACTCTCCCATCTGCTCTCCACTTAGCACCCCAGGTGCCTAAGCTACATACTTATATGCTTAAAACCCATCCTGGTTCTGGCTGCCCTCAGGCCAACTCCATGCTTTTTGTGTGTCTGTTAACCCCTCTGCACCTAGTAGGGCTCCTCTCTTCCCTCACCATTGTAGCCATCCTGGTCGAGGTCGCCCAGGGGTGCGATGGCAGAGCCGAATCGCCCATAGAGCTGTGTGCCAGTCAGCAGGAGGCTGGGGGCACCCAGCGTGTGGGGGCCTCGCGGCTGCAGGAACAAATACACACGCCCCACTTCGGCCAGTTTTCGGTCTGCCCGGCTTTCCATATACAGTGGAGCGCCCACCAGCAGGTCATGCCTCCTGTGGGCCAGATGAGTGGTTATATGGGACTGGACAAGGGGGATGTCGGGGCTAGGGCCAAATTTCCCCCACCCTTGCTCTCCTATTCCTCCGGTGAACACGTAACGTGAGAGGAGGGGCTAGGAAATAGAGACAGAGGGCAGCTCTGGTAATTTGGGACCCAACTGGGTAGGGGTGGGCCATGTCCCTCCTCACCCATCCCCGTTGACGTCAGTGACAGCCACTGAATGCCCAAAATACGAAGCCATCTGCAAGATGAGGAGCACCATCATTCAGGTCGCTGGACCAGCATCCTCTCTAAGAAATGGGCCCTCACCTCCCGTAAAATATTCTGAAGTCTCAGTTACCCCTCCACCCAGCCACTCCCACTGGGACCTGGCCCCCACCTGCTCTCCGTGTAGCCGGTGCAGCCTCTGGTAGTAGGAGCCCAAAATTTCCACCTGCATGGACAGCGAAGGCGAGAGCATCACTCTTTTACCCAAAGCAGCCTCCCACTCCAGGTGAGAAAGGGCTGTttggtggcgggggtggggggcgcTCAGGGGTTGTCAGCCTGAGGACTGGGATAAGGGGCTTCGGGATGCCCAGTTGGTGGGGGCACTTACCGCTCCCAGCGTCCAGCTCCAAGTGGGGGCACCGACGACATACTCTGACGACAGGGAGAGCCAGGCTCAGGGAATGAGAGCCTTAGACCCTACCCACTGCCCGCTCCCCGTTCTGCACCCAGGGAAGATTTATGTGCAGGAAGATTTCCCTACACAGGGAAGATTTCAGGAAGGCGCTCCTCCCCGGGCTGGGCTCCCCAACTCCCGCCCTAAGTGGATTTCTTGCCTGTAGTGTTGAGATCCCCGTCGAACTCGCCCACAGCCACCGAGTACCCTGAGGACACGGGCGCAAATTAGTCTTTCCcggggaaggaagcagggaggggacGGAGGGCAAGGAAGGAGGAGATTAAGGCCACtcagccccagctctgccttgTGCAGATGGAAAAACGGAGGCCTTCGAGGGGCCAAGCCCTGCCCCAGACTGCACTACGAGTACGCGATGGAAGGGAGCGGTGGGCGCATGGGAGGTGGGCGGTCTGCGGGGAAGCCGCAGGAGCTGAGGGCGGGAGCGACTTAGGCGGTGGGCCGGCCGGCAGGGGTGGGCATGGAGGCTCCCGCAGGGGCAGGACCTGACCGTCTGCGGTGAGCGGTGACCCTTGGGGTGTTGGAAGTCTGGAAGGGAGGTGTTACCCCAGTAGCCGTCGAAATACTCTGGGTTGCTGGAGTCGAAGGAGAGGCTCTGGGAGGACACGTGCCACAAAAGGATGCCTGGGCGGTAACTCGAGAAAATATCCGCAATTGGAGCCTGGGCCAGGAGACCTAGGGCGGAAGGGACAGCGGGCGTGGGGCCCAAACCCCAGCGGTCTCCCCGGGCCGCAAGAAGGGAGGGAGGTATAGAGATGGGCACGTACCTAAGAAATAATAGCCTCCAGGAGCCCCAAGCACCAGCTCCCCCGCCTGGAAGGGAATCCCTGAGGGTGAGAGGGGGCCCTGTTTGGGAGCCTCCCCCGTCCGCTTTTGCTCCCTGCTTGCCTGAGTGACCACGGAGCTGAAGCCCGCTTCACAGTAACGCTTGTCCCAGCCTGCGGGAGACAAGGAGGAGGGGTCAGCGCAGGGCTGGAGGGAGGCGCGCGCGAGCCCGGAGGAGGGCTGGTGGGATCCTACAGGGGCGGGGCCTGGAGTCGGCTGTGCCCTGGGGCTAGGCCGGATCCAAAGCAACGGCTGCGGCGCTGGGGGCGGGATCCGGTGGGGGCGGGGCTAAGCCGTCGCGAGTGGGCGGGGCCAGGTCTTCGAGGGCGcttactaaaattattttccacGTAAATGCGGCTCAGGGTGTTCCCGCGACAGGGGGAGTACTCGGCGCGGCGGCCGCTCTCTGGCTGAGCCAAAAAGCAGCTGCCTACGGGCGTCTTCTCAGCCTCCTCGGTCTTTTCTAGGACGTTCCAGTGCTGCCAGGGGGCGCAGGCCTGGAGAAAGGCCACAGGAGAGTGGGGAAGGGCGCGAGACTTGGGCTCCTGCCGGCCCCGCGTGTCCCTGCCCCCGACTGTTCCCGGTGCCCTGTACCGCGGGGCCCACCACAATGACGTCGCTCCAGCTGACGACCGACGCCCCTAGTCCTTGGCGGGCCTTGAAGGTTTGTAAAGTCTGGGAGCCTACATTTCGGGTCTCAtcacctggaaggcagaagaagGGGTGGAGCGCTGAAGCCCGGCAGTCCACGTCCCTCTGGCCCCACCCTTGTTCTCCTTGCCTGGGACTCACGGAGGTCAAAGAGTAGCGAGGGGCACTGGCCGCCCTCGGCTCTCCAGGGGCACAGGAACACGCCGCCCGTCTCCTCCTGGCTGGGACCCAGGGTCCGTGGGGCGCCCACCACGATGGCCACTCTGCATAGGAAAGCTGGGTGAGCGCTGCGCAGATTCCAGCGTATCCCAGACCCTGGCGACGGCGCTGGGAGCCCTGCCCGGAAGGCGATGTGGCGTGGGGGCACCGGACCATCTTTCCTCAATGACACCTCACAGACCACCGAGGTGTACTTCTTCATCTTATGGACAGTGAAACCGACTCTCAGCGAGGGCAATCACGTGCGTAAAGTAACCCAGTGAGTTGAGAGTAAAGCTGGGACTATAAGGGGTTTGAGATCTTTGCTGAAAAAGACCTAAACTCTGTGCAACATCTCCATCCTTCCACCCACAACAAGAACCAGAGGTTCACATGCTCCCTAGAACGCCTGTCTAGACTGTTACCAGATCCCTccccgcttttttttttgagacggagtctcgctctgtcgcccaggctggagtgcagtggctcactgcaagctccgcctcccgggttcatgccattctcctgcctcagcctcccgagtagctgggactacaggcgcccgccaccacacccggctagttttttgtgtttttagtagagacggggtttcaccatgttagccaggatggtctcaatcttctgacctcgtgatctgcccgccttagcccccgaaagtgctgggattacaggcgtgagccaccgcgcccggcccagatccCCTCTTGAGAGCTGGTTTTAATGAGGAAAGGTAGAAGGTACCTCTGAAGTGGGGCTGGAGTGTGTGTGCTGATAGAGATGAGGGCCCTAGCAGATCTAGGTTTAAATCACAATTCTGCCATTTGTGAAATAGGAATACCAATTTCACAACCAATGACTTTTTCACAACCAATCAAAACTGTCAGGAGTAAATGTAATAAATACGAGTAACGGTTAGCAGGGTCCCAGCCAAATACATAACAAATGCTCTTGAAACaatgctataattttaaaaaataattttgttgttttgttttgagaccgggtctcattctgttgtccagctggagtgcagtagcacgatcacagctcactgtagccttgatcttcagggctcaagtaatcctctcccctcagccacccgagtagctgggactgtgggtgtgcaacaccatgcctagctaattaaaaaacatttttttataggccagtcatggtggcttacacctgtaatcccagcactttgggaggctaaggtattacaggtgtgagcctctgtgtctggtctataatttttttttagccgCAGAATGTTTAAATAGTGCCAATGGGATCACTACTTATAGGAGGGGAGATAAGCAGGAGTGGGCACAGGAAGGAGTTGAACTGATTCAGGCCCAATGACAGCATTCGCCAACACCCACAAGCTCTGGAGCTAGAATGACCCTTCAAAATTGTCagagttggccgggcacggtggctcacacctgtaatcccagcactttgggaggctgaggtgggcgaatcacctgaggtcaggagttcgagaccagcctggccaacatagtgaaaccccgtctctactaaaaatacaaaaattagccaggtgtggtggcatgcacctgtaatcccagctactcgggaggctgagacaggaaaatcgtttgaacccgggaggcggaggttgcagtgagctgagatggtgccactgcactccaacctgggcaacaagagcaaaattctgtctcaaaagaaaacaagaaaaaaaaggcccggcgtggtggctcatgcctgtaatcccagcactttgggaggccaaggcaggcggatcacctgaggttgggagtttgagactaccctgacagaaaccccgtctctactaaaaatacaaaattaactagatgtggtggcacatgcctgtaatcccagctacttgggaggctgaggcaggagaatcgcttgaacccggaaggtggaggttgtggtgagccggaGATTGcaccatcgtactccagcctgggcaacaagagccaaaccccatctcaaaaaaaaaaaaaaaaaaaaagaaaagaaaagaattgtcagAGTTgatgaaagagggaaagagggctGGACCCTTATCAAATGCCTCCCCACCCCCCGCCTCCACTCTCCCCACTCGCCCACTTCTCATTGTTCAGTCACTGGATGTGGGCCACCTTGGGAGGGGACTTTAAGTGAACTGGCTGTCTTCAGCAGAGGAAATCTCCTAAGTGGCTGACACTTGAAGGCTATGTGCCATTGCCACCCATTACCACCCCCTGAAGCTGGTGGGCACTGTGTCTCTCACAGTAAGTAGCTCAGGGTACACACTGTGAAGAGAAGGAGCCAAGACTCTAATCTTGGGCACTCTTGATTCTGAAGCCTGATCAATACTAACCATTAATGACCTATTGcttcttttcaaaaatttataatGTTGGTGGAGATGAGGGAAATGGAATAGAAATGCAAGATTGGGGAGGGTAAACAACTTTAGTTCtgcaaatcaatttttttttttttttttttgagacggagtccctctctgccgcccaggctggagtgcagtggccggatctcagctcactgcaagctccacctcctgggtttatgccattcccctgcctcagcctcccaggtagctgggactacagtcgcctgccacgtcgcccggctagttttttgtattttttagtagagacggggtttcaccgtgttagccaggatggtctcgatctcctgacctcgtgatccgcccgtctcggcctcccaaagtgctgggattactggcttgagccaccatgcccggccctgcaAATCAATTTAGGACATGTGCTCCTCTccgcatttctttctttctttttattcatttattttttgagacagagtttcacccaggctggagtgcaatggcgcgatctcggctcaccacaacctctgcctctcaggttcagacgattctcctgcctcagcctcccgagcaactgggattacaggcatgcgccaccatgcccagctaattttttttttttctttttttagtagagacgaggtctctccatgttggtcaggctggtcttgaactctcgacctcaggtgatccacccgccttggcctcccaaagtgctgggattacaggcgtgagtcaccacacccggcctcctctCCACATTTCAAGGTGTTGAGGGTGGAGTGGTTCATACAACTGAcccttggggaaaaaataaagcatcaaCTCTTGTTTTCCCTTGGTTCTTGCTATAGTTTcagtgcccatcaccacacctgtgCCCTGCCCTTACACCTTCACCTGAACCAGTCCCCCAGACCTCAGCATTCTTGACAAGAAATCAACCTGAATAGGCCCCACAAGTCACCTTGCTCAACTGCCATAACAAATGGAAAACTTGAAGCCCCCAGAAGCAGTGATGGGGAGGGGTCCTGCTGTCTCCCAATACCCAAACTTCCCTCACAGCTCACCTCCCATGGCTGTCCTTGTGGAAGTCCAGTGAAAACCCAAAGTGGCTGCCATTGGGGCCTGCATAGAAGGTGAGATGCACTGGGTCCAGATtcaaggcccaggctggaggggcagCACAAGGTCCCAAGAGCAGCAGCACCCACTCCAGAAGCCAGAGGGCTTGCAGTGGACACAAAGCTCTGGCCATCTTCCTTCTTCCACAACCTCCCAGGCAGGAATGGGCCagctcctccttcttcccttcagATTCCTCCACAGGAAGTCTTTTCTTATCAAACTGGAACCCCAAGTAACTTGCTGAGCAATGGGCAGAGCAAAGGGCTATAGCCCATGGACTCATGGTGGCTAGAATTGTCAGGAAGTGGGTGAGGCCACTTCCTGACATGGCTGAAAGCCATGAGTCCTCCCTTTTCCTGAGAATAGTTTATTACCGAGTCCTATTGGTTCTGCCTGTCAATGATGTCTCTTGAATCtttaccccatctctactaccaCCATGctagtccaagccaccatcactTTCTGCTTGGGATACCGTGATTGCGAACTAGTCCATACCGGTCTACTCTAGCCTACAGTTCTaatctcctcccttcccccatctgGCTGTACAGCTGTGGTGTTTTGTG
It includes:
- the ITGA2B gene encoding integrin alpha-IIb codes for the protein MSPWAIALCSAHCSASYLGFQFDKKRLPVEESEGKKEELAHSCLGGCGRRKMARALCPLQALWLLEWVLLLLGPCAAPPAWALNLDPVHLTFYAGPNGSHFGFSLDFHKDSHGRVAIVVGAPRTLGPSQEETGGVFLCPWRAEGGQCPSLLFDLRDETRNVGSQTLQTFKARQGLGASVVSWSDVIVACAPWQHWNVLEKTEEAEKTPVGSCFLAQPESGRRAEYSPCRGNTLSRIYVENNFSWDKRYCEAGFSSVVTQAGELVLGAPGGYYFLGLLAQAPIADIFSSYRPGILLWHVSSQSLSFDSSNPEYFDGYWGYSVAVGEFDGDLNTTEYVVGAPTWSWTLGAVEILGSYYQRLHRLHGEQMASYFGHSVAVTDVNGDGRHDLLVGAPLYMESRADRKLAEVGRVYLFLQPRGPHTLGAPSLLLTGTQLYGRFGSAIAPLGDLDQDGYNDIAVAAPYGGPSGRGQVLVFLGQSEGLSSRPSQVLESPFPTGSAFGFSLRGAVDIDDNGYPDLIVGAYGANQVAVYRAQPVVKASVQLLVQDSLNPAVKSCVLPQTKTPVSCFKIQMCVGATGHNIPQKLSLNAELQLDRQKPRQGRRVLLLGSQQAGTTLNLDLGGKHSPICHTTMAFLRDEAEFRDKLSPIVLSLNVSLPPTEAGMAPAVVLHGDTHVQEQTRIVLDCGEDDVCVPQLQLTASVTGSPLLVGADNVLKLQMDTANEGEGAYEAELAVHLPQGAHYMRALSNVEGFERLICNQKKENETRVVLCELGNPMKKNTQIGIAMLVSVGNLEEAGESVSFQLQIRSKNSQNPNSKIVLLDVPVRAEAQVELRGNSFPASLVVAAEEGDREQNSLDSRGPKVEHTYELHNNGPGTVNGLHLSIHLPGQSQHSDLLYIVNIQPQGGLQCFPQPPVNPRKVDWGLPTPSPSPIHPAHHKRDRRQIFLPEPEQPSRLQDPVLVSCDSAPCTVVQCDLQEMARGQRAMVTVLAFLWLPSLHQRPLDQFVLQSQAWFNVSSLPYAVPPLSLPRGEAQVRTQLLRALEERAIPIWWVLVGVLGGLLLLTILVLAMWKVGFFKRNRPPLEEDDEEGE